The following proteins are encoded in a genomic region of Alnus glutinosa chromosome 8, dhAlnGlut1.1, whole genome shotgun sequence:
- the LOC133875172 gene encoding disease resistance protein At4g27190-like isoform X2 codes for MEVVTSVVGGVVVATGRVLCGSIYSMIKDTVKFQSNLDTLKKEMKGLLAVKDKVKNETEIAEQEGKVLRPPVTKWLEEVEKLMLKVNQIQTVKLSRRSLNCSKRYRISREVAKKLKEIEDLLRAGSSHSGVVAVNHSIPRAVEHIPGPTIQDQTTASKTLDKIMTLLSDDGVQRIGIWGMGGVGKTTLVRNLNNKLKSISSMQPFGIVIWVTVSKNLDMKKVQTQIAERMNLETKMGESLERLAIRLYQRLEKEEKFLLILDDVWEKIDLDKLGVPQPENHNGSKIILTSRSLDVCRDMMTDVEVRVEVLNDDEAWRLFSENAGNVVSLEHIGPIAKEIVRECGGLPLALVTMGAAMRKKTKVEQWKHALNELQRPVSCPPHIEYKIYNPLKWSYDSLEDEKIKYCYLYCSLFPEDFSIAISELAQCWLAEGLLVEEENYEDSFNRVIVLIENLKDSCLLEEGAREDTVKMHDVVRDVAIWIASSEDGCKSLVHSGIGLSEMSVDKLSYSPKRVSFMNNKIRRLPDCVVQCSEASTLLLQGNLLLDRVPERFLQGFEALRILNMSGTPIHSLPPSLLQLGELRALLLGGCFFLEELPPLEGLSRLQVLDLSATRIRELPRGMENLSNLKQLNLSRTYCLKTIQAGIISRLSCLEVLDLTQSGYCFSVKRDAQKEMACFEELKCHERLLAVYIRLERIPYLSDEEHSWIDRLRQLHFSIGPMGNFLATRHEKRAVSLRCLDLCLEERIGPLFSHASSLNLSNCLGLSDALEDMIINSVGCFAGLKSLTIESHSGSVWQGGCAAQYDLLPNLEELYLLDLNYGESISQLLGHLGLRFRRLKLIQVQQCYKMKYLLSCGGFIHALPNLEVIKVRYCPRLGELFTYYSMQNIHPDPVVPNLRILELERLPKLRTLCRDQETWLLIEQVYVSECNLLRKLPLTDQNAENMKEIRGESGWWNALQWRDDTTKSSLQPYFIFIQFEA; via the coding sequence ATGGAAGTGGTGACTTCGGTTGTTGGTGGAGTAGTAGTAGCAACTGGCCGGGTTCTTTGTGGCTCTATTTATTCTATGATCAAGGACACAGTCAAATTCCAATCAAACCTTGACACTTTGAAAAAGGAGATGAAAGGCCTCTTGGCTGTGAAAgataaagtgaaaaatgaaacagAAATAGCTGAGCAAGAAGGAAAAGTATTGAGACCACCAGTTACAAAGTGGCTTGAGGAGGTTGAAAAGCTTATGCTTAAAGTCAATCAGATTCAAACGGTAAAGCTTTCTCGACGGTCCTTAAATTGCAGTAAACGGTATAGAATAAGCAGAGAAGTGGCAAAAAAACTCAAAGAGATAGAAGACCTCCTAAGAGCTGGGAGTTCACATTCTGGTGTTGTGGCTGTGAATCATTCAATACCCAGAGCAGTGGAGCACATTCCTGGACCAACAATTCAAGATCAAACAACAGCATCAAAGACTTTAGACAAAATTATGACTTTGTTATCTGATGATGGAGTCCAGAGGATCGGTATTTGGGGAATGGGAGGAGTAGGCAAGACTACTTTGGTAAGAAACTTGAACAATAAGCTCAAGAGTATTTCTTCAATGCAGCCTTTTGGCATCGTCATATGGGTTACTGTTTCCAAGAATTTGGACATGAAAAAGGTCCAGACACAAATAGCTGAGAGAATGAATTTGGAAACAAAAATGGGAGAAAGCCTGGAGAGATTGGCTATTCGACTTTATCAAAGActtgagaaggaagaaaaatttcTGCTCATTCTAGATGATGTCTGGGAGAAAATTGATTTAGACAAGTTGGGTGTCCCACAACCTGAAAATCATAATGGTTCTAAGATCATATTGACATCTCGATCTTTGGATGTTTGTAGGGACATGATGACCGATGTTGAAGTTAGAGTGGAAGTTTTAAATGATGACGAAGCTTGGCGATTGTTTAGTGAAAATGCAGGGAATGTGGTTAGTTTGGAACACATTGGACCAATTGCAAAAGAAATTGTTAGAGAATGTGGCGGATTGCCTTTGGCCCTCGTCACCATGGGAGCTGCTATGAGAAAAAAGACAAAGGTCGAACAGTGGAAGCATGCCTTAAATGAATTGCAAAGACCAGTGTCTTGTCCACCACACATCGAGTATAAGATCTATAATCCATTGAAGTGGAGTTATGACTCATTAgaagatgaaaaaataaaatactgtTACCTATATTGCTCTTTGTTTCCCGAGGATTTCTCGATTGCAATAAGTGAACTCGCACAGTGCTGGCTCGCAGAAGGTTTGCTAGTTGAGGAAGAAAACTATGAGGATTCATTCAATAGAGTAATTGTTTTGATTGAAAATCTGAAGGATTCTTGTTTGTTGGAAGAAGGTGCTCGTGAGGACACTGTAAAGATGCATGACGTTGTTCGTGATGTTGCTATATGGATTGCGTCGTCTGAAGATGGATGTAAATCCCTTGTTCATTCAGGGATTGGCTTGAGCGAGATGTCAGTTGACAAGTTATCATATTCTCCCAAAAGAGTTTCGTTCATGAATAACAAGATAAGAAGGCTGCCAGATTGCGTGGTACAATGTTCAGAGGCCTCCACTTTGCTACTACAAGGTAATCTTCTCCTTGATAGAGTTCCTGAGAGATTCTTGCAAGGATTTGAAGCACTCAGGATCCTCAATATGAGTGGAACCCCCATCCACTCATTGCCTCCTTCTCTACTTCAACTTGGTGAACTACGTGCTCTTCTTTTAGGGGGTTGCTTCTTTCTAGAAGAGTTACCCCCATTGGAAGGGCTTAGTAGACTTCAAGTGCTTGACCTCTCTGCCACTCGTATTAGAGAATTGCCAAGAGGGATGGAAAACTTGAGCAACTTGAAGCAACTGAACCTATCTCGCACTTACTGCCTAAAAACCATTCAAGCTGGAATTATATCTCGGTTGTCTTGTTTAGAGGTTCTAGATCTGACGCAGAGTGGTTACTGTTTTAGTGTGAAGAGAGATGCACAAAAAGAAATGGCATGTTTTGAAGAGCTAAAATGCCATGAGCGATTACTTGCTGTCTATATCAGATTGGAGAGAATCCCATATCTCAGCGACGAAGAACATTCCTGGATAGATAGATTAAGACAATTGCACTTTTCGATTGGCCCAATGGGGAACTTCCTAGCAACTAGACATGAAAAAAGGGCGGTGTCTCTCCGGTGTCTTGATCTTTGTTTAGAAGAACGAATTGGGCCATTGTTCAGTCATGCAAGTTCTCTCAACTTAAGTAATTGTTTAGGACTAAGTGATGCGCTAGAAGACATGATCATTAACAGTGTTGGCTGCTTTGCTGGTTTAAAATCTCTTACTATTGAGAGCCATAGCGGCAGTGTATGGCAAGGAGGATGTGCTGCCCAGTATGATCTACTACCAAACCTAGAGGAACTTTATCTCCTAGACCTGAATTACGGAGAAAGCATTTCACAACTGCTTGGCCATCTGGGTCTGAGATTTCGTAGACTAAAATTAATACAAGTGCAGCAGTGTTATAAAATGAAATATCTTCTTTCCTGCGGTGGCTTCATTCACGCCCTGCCAAACCTAGAAGTAATCAAGGTACGGTACTGTCCTAGATTAGGTGAGCTCTTTACTTATTATTCCATGCAAAATATCCATCCAGATCCTGTTGTTCCAAACCTACGGATATTGGAATTGGAGCGCCTTCCCAAATTAAGGACTCTTTGCCGAGATCAAGAGACATGGCTGCTTATAGAGCAAGTTTATGTGTCCGAGTGCAATCTTCTTAGGAAGCTGCCTCTTACTGACCAAAATGCAGAAAACATGAAAGAAATAAGAGGAGAATCAGGATGGTGGAACGCATTGCAGTGGCGTGATGACACAACCAAATCAAGTCTGCagccttattttattttcatccaATTTGAGGCATAG